The Haloplasma contractile SSD-17B DNA segment AGGAATCAGGTCGCGTAGATTCCGCCCCTTTAATAACTGAGTATCATTAGGATAATTCTTATATTCTTGATTAATTGTTTCTAATAGTTCGTTATATAATGTATTACAAATTTGACTTTGACTGTCTAGTATTAAAGTTGTCTTATGATTAAATACTATTTCAATCTTTCTATTAAACTTCAAAGTATCACCTCCCCATATCACAAATTCCCTATACCCATATATTACCAAACAAATGTGCGTTTTACAATATATTATTGTATTTTCCCTAATAAAAAATCAACATCAAATGTGCTTTAATGTTGATTTTGATATTCCTACTACTCAAATATTTACTGATTAAAATCTATTCATTTATATATAAGTTTAGGTAGATTTAGATAGGTTTATTGTAACTGTTATTTAACCCCACTTACCCATTCTTGTTTAAAAGCAAAAGGAATAATAACAACTTTAGTATTATTGTCTATATATGGTTCTAACTCATTTCTAATCCAATCTTCATGAAATGAATACGTACTTAATAACACGTTAATGATAATCATCTCCTATCGTATAACCTTTTTAAAGACATTTTCTTTATCATTATTATATAATCTTACTTTTTCTCTTACAACCATTATATGGTAATAAAATAAAAAAAGCACCAACTTTCGTCGGTACTTACATTTACGTATTTAAGCAGCTTGTTGATGTGCCTCTTTATTAAAGAATTTACAGTTGTCGATTACATACAGACTAATTAGCTTCGTTATTTTTAATACAAAGTATATATCGTTTTCAATTCTGGGTGCTAATTTGCTATACGATTGCTCATGTTGCATAATTGTTTCTCTGATTCCAGTTTTCTTTACTCTATATAGATCACTATAGGTTAGAATTATATTCGTATTTTTAGCTAGTACAGGAAAATCTTTCTTTAACTTACCTTCATACTTTAAGTGACGGTACAGTGTGATTAGACCTGTCGTATCTTCATGATAATGTACCGCACAGAAAAAATCAGAGAGAAAATGCATGATAATCCCTAAGTCCATTGAAAACTTTTTCATAGATGTATAATCAGTCTCGATTACTCGTTCAATTTCAGATACAACATAATCTAATGACCCTTTTAGACGATGTATTTTTTTAACTAATCTTGGGTCTATATCTGGTCTAATATTTCCAAATGTGAAGTATTTTAAATCGAGTTCGATCTTATATGACTTGTTAATCTCATTATGAACATACTTTGCAATACGCTTATGTGTCGGTAATTTCATACTACCATCCTTTCTAGTAACCCCTAAATTGGTATTGAATTTTTATATAATAAATAGTTTTAGTTGTTTTATAGGCGTAAAAAAATAACCTCACAAAAAAGGTTATTTATTATTGATTTGATACTATGACATTATAACAAATCATAGAGTTCATAACAGTAGTTCTATACAATTACCATTAACTTCTAGTATACCTATTTAAAGGTCATTATTTGAACCCAAAACGCTTTGATTATCCTATTAATACATTATTATTTCGATAAACCAAGATCCTTCAAGTTAATTTTTCATGTCTCAGTTAATTGTTTTAATAATGCTAATTTTAATACGTTTATATAAGTAAGTAAATGTTTAATAGTTGCTTAAATCACTTCACCACGTATATACTATTATTATAGAGTTTATTTATTTTAATGAAAGGAGTCTTTTTATGTGTGGAAGATATACGTTAGACATTAGTGAGGATAAATTAACTACTTATCTAAAAACATATTATGAGATCGAACAGGAAATTGATCATAGATTTAATCTACCACGTTATAATATAGCACCTGGCCAACGAATTATTACAATATTAAAAGATGGGGATAAATTTAGATCCGGACCCTTAAAGTGGGGATTCGTTCCGTTTTGGGCTAAAGATGAAAAGATTGGCTATAAAATGATTAACGCTAAATCTGAAACATTAGCTAGTAAACCGTCTTTTAAACACGCGTTTAAAAATAAACGTTGTATCATATTAGCGGACAGTTTCTATGAGTGGAAAAAAGACAAGAATGGTAAAACTCCTATGCGTATAAGTCTTAAAAACCGTAAATTGTTTTCATTTGCAGGACTTTGGAGTTCCTATCAAAAAGAAGATGGAACGAATTTATACACGTGTACAATCATTACAACAGAGCCAAATGAGTTTATGGAATCGATTCATAACAGAATGCCTGTTATCTTAACGAAAGAACAGGAAAAAATTTGGTTAGACCCTTATATTAATGATGAAGAAAAACTGAATACAGTTCTTAGACCGTATAATTCAAATGAAATGACAGCTTACCCTGTATCGACTATTGTTAATAACGCTCGTAATGAAACAGTTGAGTGTATAAAACCAATTAACTAACGTTTATATATGTTTGCACACCATTTTTAGGAAAGCATAAAAGTAAACTAGTATCACACACTATGAATGGGTGATAAAATGAATCGATCGCATAAGCATCAACTACAGAAGTTAAAAGCAAAAAATGAGTATACGCATGAAGATTTAGAAATTGCACAGGAGTTACTGAAACAGGATGATCCTCCTTTTAATGAAGAAGTTGAGGGTGTGCTTCACAAAATTAAGAATATTTTAAAAGAGAAAAATGACAATAATCAGTAACACTAAAAAATAAGCCACTTACTTTACAAGTGGCTTTTTTTTTAGTTATAAAGTAGTTTTAACTGTTCAATCATAAATTCACTAGGTCTTTTGCCTTTAGTTGGCAAATGTATCATATCATGATTTAAGAAATGATTTAAATACTGCATATCTGGATGGTCAATACCTAACTCTTCAGCAAATTTACATTCTGAAAAGTAGATATTTTCTTTTATAGATCCTAAGATACTTCTGCTATATGTTTTTGTATAGGTAATCTCGTTGAAATTTTCAAAATACTTTTTAATAATGATTTCATTAACTCCATCATTTTTTAAATTTTGTGCCAACTGTTCTTTAAAAAGCGTCTCAATCTGAGTAAACTCTTTCTTACGTAACCTAAAAAGAATAACACAATAACGCGTCTCAACATTCATAAAGATGACACATTTATAACGACTCACTTTAAACACATTACAAATCCATTTATTTAGTGGGATTATATCCACGTAGTCTTCATAATTTTTAATTTCTCGATTAATTTCTTTTTGTAACTTAGCAGTTGCTCCTATTACGAACATATACTTTGTCTCCTAAACTGTGTGTCTATTCTAGTATGATTTCTTCATAGGAAATGTTTAATTCTAGTATCCCTTTTTGATCATATAGACCCCATTTATCATCTAACTTTACTTTAATCCATATTTCATGATCAATTGTCGATGGACTAACTATAATCTCATCATAAGTCTGTGATAGCAGTGGAGAACATAAAGAATCAAAAAAGTTGCCATTTTCCTTCATTGTTTTTAGCTTTTATAAAAACTTGCTCATTATATTCTGCAAAAATAAATTCTTTGAATTTTGGAGAAATCTTTCCTCCAACTTCACCATTAATTAATCCCCAATCATCTCCCAATCTTACTTTTATATAATTCGACTCGTACTTAGTATATATACTAACAGGTTCTACTAATTCATTAAATACTGGCTCAACAATATACTCACCTTGATGATTGATAATTCCCCATTTATTATTAATTTTTATACCTATATGTTTACGATTAAGTTCCTTAATATCTTGAAAATCCCCTGATGAAATGAGGTCCCCTTCATTGTTATAAATTTGATAGTGATTGTTTTGGGTTGCAACATAGTAAACCAAATAGTCACTTCTTATATAAAAGATTTGATCATAGTTTGCATCAATAATACTTTTACCATTAGAGTTAAACACGCCGTGGTAATCACTAGTACTATTATAGATATAACTCATATTGTCAGTAACATTGTACGGATAAAGCTGAATACTTTCGACCACATCAAAACCATGTTTCTCTTCAATATCTATGGTTTGATTACAATTTTCAATATCGTCGCAATCCACCTCAAATTTTCCATTACCTAGATACTTATTTATAGTTGTATCTAGAAAATCAGTTACTTGTTCCCCAGTAATCGTATTTATAATAGCCCACTGATCATCAATGGATACAGGTACATATTGATTGTTAAAAGAAGGACCCACTTCATCATAAATTACATCTGTTAGTTGATTCCCTTGATTGTCGACGTAACCCCATTTTTCATTTTCTTTTATAGCAATTGGATTTGAGAATACACGTTCTAGATTTTCACTACGGTTTATCGATTCATACACAGGAGCAATTATCTCTTCGCCTAAACGATTAATCATTCCTAATTTACCGTTATTCGTAACAATGGCAAATCCTTTTTTTAAGTTAAAAATTTTATCATATGCATGTTCCGTTATATGATTTAAATCTTGATTTAAAAGGGCCCATTTATGACCATGTTTAATTATTACATTTTGTTTATACTGATCTCTAGGTTGATTTCTTATTTCAAACACGTCTACAATAATTTCTAAATCATCATACATAAACTCTAATAGAACTTCACCTTTTAAGTTTATAATTCCATACTTTCCATTCTTAATAAGAACTATAGTGTCATCATTTAAAAATGCATCTTTTTGATCATTAACGGTATAAGTGAAATCAGAAAGTAATTTCCCTGATTTATGTAGAAGTGCCCATTGTCCATTTCTTTTCACTAGTACTACGCCTTTAGAGAATTGATCATTAAAATTTGGAAGTCCTGCTGTATGTCCATTTGAATCGATCACATCATCAAAGATCATTTCTGTTCCGTTATTTTTTACGAAGAGGTGTTCCTGACCCTCCTGATAATAAAAATGAAACCCATCAGATAGGAAAGTAGCATTCTCATAGTTTACATCAAGGACTTCTGTAAGGTCGCCATTCTGATATTCATATAAACCATCAGTACCTCCTATTATTACCTGAACCCCATTTTCATCTTTAGCACTCTTTTCTGTGGTATTATAAGCAACTAGTTGGTTCGTACCTTGATGATAAAATCCTCTTGCCTTAAACAACTCGTTACCTTCTTCGTCTATAATAATTGAATGATTATCTACTCTAACTTCATAGTAACCTTTAAATTTAAGAGGATATATTTCCTCATACTTATAAGCCTTTATAACATTACATGACCGATCCATTATAGCTTGTCCTCGTTTGGTATTTACAGTAGCAACTCCATGATCGTTAAACGGTTCTATGTGATCAAAATACGTTTTTATTCTAACTATACCATCTTGGTTCACATACGAATAATGACCATCCTTTTTCACAGGAAATAATGTCTCTCCTTGAACGATTTTATTACAAACCGGTCCTCTTATATAATAAAACTTGAAAAATAGGACACCTGAACAGATTACCCCTATAATTAGTAACATTATTTGTAATTTTCTTTTTTTAAACATCAAATTCCCCCATATAAATTATAAAATCATTGTTAGGACTTATTGTTATGTTGACGTTATTAAAGCTCTTGCTATGAATTGATAGTAGATATACCTTAATAAAACACTGTCATTCATAACGTATTACTATATATAACTTACTATTAGGTATATAAAAATTAAAATCTAAATTAAAAATTGATTTATAATTACCATTATATAGTAATAGTTACAGGTTTACAAATACTACAATAAATCAATCGTATATTTAAAATAATGGGTCACAAACTATTAATGGGTGATTACAATGGATCAAAACAAAAAATATAGAAACTATCTTAAAGCGTTAAAATCTAAGACGAGTTTTACACAACATGATTATGAAATAGCAAGTGAATTATTGCAACAAACGGAAGATCCATCAATCCATGATGAAGTTGAATCGATTATGGATAAGATGAATGAGCTGGTTGAAAATAGTAATAGTGACCGAATGCCTTTATAATTTTATTTTATAGCTCTATATAATAAAAATCCCTAATTACACCTATTAATTTGTAATCAGGGATTTTCTGTATTCAATTAATTAAAACGTAATTTCATCTGGATCTGGACCAATACGTTCTTCTGTATTTAGTGTAGCAATCTTCTTTAAATCCACATCTGTTAGTTCAAAGTCAAATAATTCAGTATTTGAATGTATGCGTTCAGGAGTCACTGATTTTGGTATTACAATAACCCCTCTTTGTAGTTGCCATCTTAACGCAATTTGGGCAACTGTCTTATCGTGCTTTTCAGCTAGTTCCTTCATGACCGGCTTGTCAAATATCTGTCCTTGCATCAGTGGTCCCCAAGCTTCTAGTCTAATCCCATTTTCCTCACAGTATTCCTTTAATTCATCTTGTGGAAATTGAGGATGGCACTCTACTTGATTGACTACTGGTATGATATCAGAATTATTCTTAATTGCCTCTAAATGATGAATTTTGAAGTTACTTACGCCAATTGCTCTAATTTTCTCTTCTCTATATAATTTTTCTAATGCCTTCCACGTTTCTAAGTTTTTGTCTTTTGGCCAATGAATTAAATATAAATCTAAGTAATCTAGTCCTAAACGATCTAATGAATCTTCAAATGCTTTTAATGTTGATTCATATCCTTGGTCCGAATTCCAAACCTTAGTTGTCACAAAAATATCTTCTCTTGGTATATCACTTTCTTTAATCGCATCTCCAACACTGCTTTCGTTTCCATAAATCATAGCGGTGTCAATATGCCTATATCCGGCCTTTAATGCTTCTTTAACAGCATCCTTCGTAACTTTTCCATCTTCTACTTTAAATGTTCCAAAACCTACCCATGGCATTTCTATACCATTGTTTAATACGGCACAACTTTTTAGATTTTTCATATTTGTTTCCTCCTTTGTTTGTACTATCCTTATTATAATCCATTTATTGGGTATGAAGTCAAGTGATTTACAAGTAACTATTGCAATTACTTAATAGATCATCTATTTTTCTCTCTAATCTTTTTGTACAACTTTCAATGAATCTGCTCATTTCTTCATTTGATACATACTTGTATGATTCCTTAATAGTTAGCGGTTCGTTGTAGAATTCCTTTATTTTTTTCAGATGATTTGTAATTGCACCTTTTGGAAAATAATCCAAATAATCGGTGCCATGAACGATTTGAGTAAATACTGTTTCATATATAGTCGCTTCTTGCATTAAATACAAAAAATCAAGCATTTTTAACTCATTTCGGAAGTCGGCCTGATTCGATTCAATCTCTTCACAGATTATAGGATTACATAATTTTTTATTCATAATTAATTGGTGCCAGTAAATATCTATTAATAGGTGAATGTAATACCCAATCAAGAATGTGTGATGCTTGGGATCACTATACTCTTTTGAATCCAAATACGTTTCATAAAAAGCATCTGGGTTAATTTGATCATACATAATAGAAGATACATTTTTATTCTTCCAGTGTGTCACCTCTTTAGGTGGAATAAACCCACTATTACCATCCGAAGCACCGCTATCCGGTGCTATATTGCCAACTAAAAATGATTCTTTGTCAAACTGATATTTTGTTAGTAACTTCTCTGCTATCCTTATATGTGTCATCCATGATGCCATAAGACTTCCTCCAAGTTTATTTCAAAAACTATATTTTATATTAAAACACTACTTAACTTCATCATCTATTTTTTTAACACGGTATAAACTGCGAGAGACCATATCATCTACCACATCATCTTCAGTGTATTCGTTAGGTATATGAATTTGTTAATATGAGAAAAAGGTTCCCTGTTCATTTGATATTGGAACGCTTATTTTCGTTCCCCAGTTAAACGTAATAAGAAACTCATCATACCGCCCATTGTTATAACCAAAAACAACAAAATCAATGTAATCTTTTCCCTTTTTATAATGATAATAAACATCAATCGTATTTATATCGCTACCTGGCTTTTCTTCGTAACACTGTCTATTTACATCAAACGCCAAGCCTAATTCAGTAAAAACTAATCTGTCCTTTCCATTATTTAGGTAGGCAATACAGCTCCTTCCATCCGATAAGTCATATTCAAAAATATAAAATCGCCTGTTATCAATCACTTTCTTATCATATTTAAATGACTTAATCTCTTCGTCATGTATCCCTTGTACTTTACTCTTTATTACCATACGTTCTACACCCAATATAGTTAACACGACAATTAGTGTAGCAAGTAACATAAAAAATAATCGTTTTTCTAGTTTATTTTACATTTAATTTTCCCCCAATCAGAAATTTTTAATTATTGTAATAACTATCTATGCTTCTTGTATAATTAATTTATATTATACCATACAACTTGACTTAATTTTAGTTATCTTAGTCTTAGATTTTTTCTTTCCCTATATAAAAAAACCCTATTATTAGACAATACCAATAACAGGATTTAGATTTTTATAATTATTCAAACTCTTTAAATAAGATGTTATTTTCTAAGTGAATATGCTCAAACAAGTCTGACTCTAATGCTTTTAGTTTTTCATAGGATAAGAAATAAGTCGTACAAGCATCTTCCGGTAATGTATAATCGTTCGTAATGGTTCTTAATTCTTTAATAATGTCACCTGCAGCATCGTGTTCGTCTTCAGTTTCCTGCATAACTTCTTGGATTTGGCCTAATAAATCTTCTGATGATTCTTGTTCATACTTCTTAATTAAAGGGAATAATAAATCTTCTTCTTTGATAAGATGCTGTTCTAGTTCAGTTTTCAGGTTGTGGAATAGTTTATGTACAGTAAACAGTTCTCTGTGATTCATACCATGTACTTGCATAATCTTTGTTGTGAATTCACTTAGTTCTGGTAGGATTTGTCGTACAAATACGTGATGTGTATCGACTATATAATCGATTAATTGATTTTTTGACATAATCGTAAAGTCCTTTATGCTCGATAACGATTTAGAGTCCTCATATGCAGTCTCTAACTCTTGTAATAAAACATCTTCATTGATTTCTTGCTCTCTGATAGCCTCTATTAATGGTCTATTTCCTCCACAGCAGAAATCAATTTTATATTTTTTAAATACGCTACTCGCTTTAGGTAACTTTGTAACGATGTCCCCAATGCTTTGATTTGTATTAATTGTACTACTCATGAATATTGCCTCCTTGTATTTTATAAAGTTCGTTCATTCGTTTCATTAACTTCAATATAAGTATACACTTAAACTCCAAATGAAACTGTGATTAGACTCATACTTTATAAAAAAACCTAAGTATTTCACTTAGGTTTAGACTAGACTCTATTTATTTGATCGATGATTCTAACTCTTCTTGATTTAATATTATAACCTGTTTATTACCTACCATTTCAATGATTCCTGCATCCTGTAATTGGCTTAATTTCCTACTAACGGTCTCACGCGTTACACCTATGTAATGTGCGATCCCTTCACGACTAAGGGGAAGTTTGATTGAAATTCCTTTAGGGTGTTCTGATCCAAATTTATCTTTAAACTCTAGTAAGACTATATTAATTCTAGACTCTACATTCTTTACTCCCATTGATTCAATGGTATTCTCTAATCGTTCAATACGTTTACAAAATTCTTCCATAATTTTCAAACTAATGC contains these protein-coding regions:
- a CDS encoding zinc dependent phospholipase C family protein, coding for MKLPTHKRIAKYVHNEINKSYKIELDLKYFTFGNIRPDIDPRLVKKIHRLKGSLDYVVSEIERVIETDYTSMKKFSMDLGIIMHFLSDFFCAVHYHEDTTGLITLYRHLKYEGKLKKDFPVLAKNTNIILTYSDLYRVKKTGIRETIMQHEQSYSKLAPRIENDIYFVLKITKLISLYVIDNCKFFNKEAHQQAA
- a CDS encoding SOS response-associated peptidase, with the translated sequence MCGRYTLDISEDKLTTYLKTYYEIEQEIDHRFNLPRYNIAPGQRIITILKDGDKFRSGPLKWGFVPFWAKDEKIGYKMINAKSETLASKPSFKHAFKNKRCIILADSFYEWKKDKNGKTPMRISLKNRKLFSFAGLWSSYQKEDGTNLYTCTIITTEPNEFMESIHNRMPVILTKEQEKIWLDPYINDEEKLNTVLRPYNSNEMTAYPVSTIVNNARNETVECIKPIN
- a CDS encoding DUF6933 domain-containing protein, yielding MFVIGATAKLQKEINREIKNYEDYVDIIPLNKWICNVFKVSRYKCVIFMNVETRYCVILFRLRKKEFTQIETLFKEQLAQNLKNDGVNEIIIKKYFENFNEITYTKTYSRSILGSIKENIYFSECKFAEELGIDHPDMQYLNHFLNHDMIHLPTKGKRPSEFMIEQLKLLYN
- a CDS encoding WG repeat-containing protein, which translates into the protein MFKKRKLQIMLLIIGVICSGVLFFKFYYIRGPVCNKIVQGETLFPVKKDGHYSYVNQDGIVRIKTYFDHIEPFNDHGVATVNTKRGQAIMDRSCNVIKAYKYEEIYPLKFKGYYEVRVDNHSIIIDEEGNELFKARGFYHQGTNQLVAYNTTEKSAKDENGVQVIIGGTDGLYEYQNGDLTEVLDVNYENATFLSDGFHFYYQEGQEHLFVKNNGTEMIFDDVIDSNGHTAGLPNFNDQFSKGVVLVKRNGQWALLHKSGKLLSDFTYTVNDQKDAFLNDDTIVLIKNGKYGIINLKGEVLLEFMYDDLEIIVDVFEIRNQPRDQYKQNVIIKHGHKWALLNQDLNHITEHAYDKIFNLKKGFAIVTNNGKLGMINRLGEEIIAPVYESINRSENLERVFSNPIAIKENEKWGYVDNQGNQLTDVIYDEVGPSFNNQYVPVSIDDQWAIINTITGEQVTDFLDTTINKYLGNGKFEVDCDDIENCNQTIDIEEKHGFDVVESIQLYPYNVTDNMSYIYNSTSDYHGVFNSNGKSIIDANYDQIFYIRSDYLVYYVATQNNHYQIYNNEGDLISSGDFQDIKELNRKHIGIKINNKWGIINHQGEYIVEPVFNELVEPVSIYTKYESNYIKVRLGDDWGLINGEVGGKISPKFKEFIFAEYNEQVFIKAKNNEGKWQLF
- a CDS encoding aldo/keto reductase, with the translated sequence MKNLKSCAVLNNGIEMPWVGFGTFKVEDGKVTKDAVKEALKAGYRHIDTAMIYGNESSVGDAIKESDIPREDIFVTTKVWNSDQGYESTLKAFEDSLDRLGLDYLDLYLIHWPKDKNLETWKALEKLYREEKIRAIGVSNFKIHHLEAIKNNSDIIPVVNQVECHPQFPQDELKEYCEENGIRLEAWGPLMQGQIFDKPVMKELAEKHDKTVAQIALRWQLQRGVIVIPKSVTPERIHSNTELFDFELTDVDLKKIATLNTEERIGPDPDEITF
- a CDS encoding zinc dependent phospholipase C family protein, giving the protein MASWMTHIRIAEKLLTKYQFDKESFLVGNIAPDSGASDGNSGFIPPKEVTHWKNKNVSSIMYDQINPDAFYETYLDSKEYSDPKHHTFLIGYYIHLLIDIYWHQLIMNKKLCNPIICEEIESNQADFRNELKMLDFLYLMQEATIYETVFTQIVHGTDYLDYFPKGAITNHLKKIKEFYNEPLTIKESYKYVSNEEMSRFIESCTKRLERKIDDLLSNCNSYL
- the ric gene encoding iron-sulfur cluster repair di-iron protein; protein product: MSSTINTNQSIGDIVTKLPKASSVFKKYKIDFCCGGNRPLIEAIREQEINEDVLLQELETAYEDSKSLSSIKDFTIMSKNQLIDYIVDTHHVFVRQILPELSEFTTKIMQVHGMNHRELFTVHKLFHNLKTELEQHLIKEEDLLFPLIKKYEQESSEDLLGQIQEVMQETEDEHDAAGDIIKELRTITNDYTLPEDACTTYFLSYEKLKALESDLFEHIHLENNILFKEFE